GAGAAGAAGCGGAAAGAATACTAGATGGAGAGTAGAAACCCCACTTCCCCCTTCCGCTGCATTTTATAACTCCCTATTTTTTAAACTGTGAAAGCGACGTCGAGGAGCATCATGGCCGCGAAGCCTGTCATAAAGCTTGCTGTGGCAAGGTCAGGGTTTTTCTGTGATTCAGGTATAAGCTCCTCGACAGAGACGAATATCATTGCCCCAGCCGCAAAGGACATTATATAGGGCATCAGCTGTGTTACGGAAAGTACAGCAACCGCTCCCACGACTGCTGAGATCGGCTCAACAACCGCGGACAGCTGCCCGTAGAACGCGCTCCTTAGCGTCGAGAAGCCCTCAGCCCGAAGCGGCATGGATATGGCGAAGCCTTCAGGCATGTTTTGAAGCCCTATTCCAACGGCTAGAGCGACAGCCGAGGAGAGGCTTGTCCCGTGACTTAGAGTGGTGAAGGCTAACTCCCACGCTCCCAGGGACATGTAGAGGAAGGCGGTGTTAAGTGTAACGGTCACAGCTCCGAAGGTAACCCCTACAGCGAGCCCCTCTGGAATGTTGTGCAATGTTACCGCCATTATGAGCAGAACGCTTCGACTCCACGTGACGCTCCGGCCCTCGCTTTTCTCCAAGCCTAGGTGAATGTGAGGTATAACGGCGTCGAGTAGCCTTATCAACGCGCCCCCCAAGAGGAAGCCCACCACAGCCGGAATCCACTGGTTCCCCGCGCCCACCAGTTCAACTGAGGGGGCTAGTAGGGACCAGAAGCTGGCTGAAACCATGACCCCCGCGGCAAGCCCAAGCATCCCACTCAAAACTCTCTCGGAAACCCTTTTAAAGAGGAAAACCGCGAGCGCGCCTAGGGCGGTCAAAAACCATGTAAGGAGCCCCGCCGACGCAGCGTTCACAGCGGCTCCCGCAAGCGTCAACTGGTGTGAAAACACGCCTAAAACACCTCTTTTTCACAGCATCACCTGAAGCCTTCAAAAAGCCACCTTTAAAAATCATGTCCCACAAGGGTTCGGGCAACCCGGCCCCTTTTTTTCAAAGGCCCCCCTTCTCCTGGATCATATGACCTCCATGTCTTTTATTTCGATGAGGCAGTGGGGGGCGAACG
This window of the Candidatus Jordarchaeales archaeon genome carries:
- a CDS encoding ZIP family metal transporter encodes the protein MFSHQLTLAGAAVNAASAGLLTWFLTALGALAVFLFKRVSERVLSGMLGLAAGVMVSASFWSLLAPSVELVGAGNQWIPAVVGFLLGGALIRLLDAVIPHIHLGLEKSEGRSVTWSRSVLLIMAVTLHNIPEGLAVGVTFGAVTVTLNTAFLYMSLGAWELAFTTLSHGTSLSSAVALAVGIGLQNMPEGFAISMPLRAEGFSTLRSAFYGQLSAVVEPISAVVGAVAVLSVTQLMPYIMSFAAGAMIFVSVEELIPESQKNPDLATASFMTGFAAMMLLDVAFTV